A genomic stretch from Candidatus Thiothrix anitrata includes:
- the rimP gene encoding ribosome maturation factor RimP, whose protein sequence is MQEQLDALIETTVTGLGYELWGYEYRPQKESALLRVFIDSENGITVEDCGRVSHQLGSALDVDDLIPLAYILEVSSPGIDRVLFVPAHYTRYLGRTVKIRTRLPVEKRRNFVGKLQNVNDERIAVEVEGIVYEIAYDLIDRGRLVLDDVRPQRKGGK, encoded by the coding sequence ATGCAGGAACAATTGGATGCTTTGATCGAAACAACGGTAACTGGCCTCGGTTATGAGTTGTGGGGATACGAATACCGCCCGCAAAAAGAAAGTGCGTTGTTGCGGGTGTTTATCGATTCCGAAAATGGAATTACCGTTGAGGATTGTGGGCGTGTCAGTCATCAGTTAGGCTCTGCTTTGGACGTTGATGACTTAATTCCGCTTGCTTATATCTTAGAAGTGTCTTCCCCAGGCATTGATCGGGTCTTGTTTGTTCCCGCGCATTACACCCGTTATTTGGGTAGAACGGTGAAAATCCGTACCCGCTTACCCGTTGAGAAACGTCGTAATTTCGTCGGTAAATTGCAGAATGTTAATGACGAGCGTATCGCGGTGGAAGTGGAAGGTATAGTTTATGAAATCGCCTATGATTTGATTGATCGTGGGCGTTTGGTTTTAGATGATGTTCGACCTCAGCGTAAGGGCGGTAAGTAG
- the sdhC gene encoding succinate dehydrogenase, cytochrome b556 subunit has translation MKHTSNKPLSPHLQVYKPQLTSVLSILHRATGVLLAVGTLLVTYWLSALAGGAETFVSANALLGSVLGKIVLFFWSWALFYHLSNGIRHLVWDTGFGFDLPTVYFSGKIMVGASFALTVLLWLVA, from the coding sequence ATGAAGCACACCAGCAACAAACCGCTCTCACCCCACTTGCAGGTTTATAAGCCGCAATTAACTTCTGTGCTCTCCATTTTGCACCGCGCCACCGGGGTGCTATTAGCAGTTGGTACGTTGCTAGTAACCTACTGGCTAAGTGCGCTGGCGGGAGGGGCGGAAACGTTCGTCAGTGCCAATGCTCTACTGGGTTCGGTGCTGGGTAAAATCGTTTTATTCTTCTGGTCATGGGCGTTATTTTACCACTTATCGAATGGCATTCGGCATTTGGTGTGGGATACCGGTTTCGGTTTTGACCTGCCAACCGTCTATTTTAGTGGCAAAATCATGGTCGGTGCTTCGTTCGCACTAACTGTCTTATTGTGGCTGGTTGCGTAA
- a CDS encoding FAD assembly factor SdhE, translating into MSELSRLKMRSRRGLKELDVVFQYYLEHHYPSANAEEIQRLDELLTMQDPILLDMLLAMIPVPDEYAELIEKLRKPYE; encoded by the coding sequence ATGAGTGAACTTTCCCGCTTGAAAATGCGTAGTCGCAGAGGCTTGAAAGAACTGGATGTGGTATTTCAATACTATTTGGAACACCACTACCCCAGTGCTAATGCTGAGGAAATACAACGGCTGGACGAACTGTTAACCATGCAAGATCCAATATTATTGGACATGCTCTTAGCCATGATTCCTGTTCCCGATGAATACGCTGAGTTGATTGAAAAACTGAGAAAGCCCTATGAATGA
- a CDS encoding FAD assembly factor SdhE: protein MVRLRWACRRTLQVLDRPLGAFLKDCHQKLNLSEQFAFERLLSAKDQDILDWIIGNRESGDAGVRAIVNQIRVHNDRITEGHPNE from the coding sequence ATGGTGCGCCTGCGCTGGGCATGTCGACGTACATTACAGGTGCTTGATCGACCTTTAGGCGCATTTCTTAAAGATTGCCACCAAAAGCTAAACCTATCCGAGCAATTCGCCTTTGAACGCCTGTTAAGTGCTAAAGATCAAGATATACTGGACTGGATCATTGGCAACCGGGAATCCGGCGACGCAGGCGTTCGTGCGATTGTTAATCAGATACGTGTACACAACGACCGGATAACGGAAGGACACCCAAATGAGTAA
- the rbfA gene encoding 30S ribosome-binding factor RbfA, translating to MSHHAPHGFARTERVAEQIRRDLAMLIRDRVKDPRVGMVTLLDVEVSKDFAHAKIWFDVLQADQGQDAQAALNHAAGFLRRELGHLLKLRMTPALHFFYDDTQSRGNALSVLIDKAVASDQHPQAVATDTDVP from the coding sequence ATGTCGCATCATGCACCTCATGGCTTTGCACGTACTGAGCGGGTTGCTGAGCAGATTCGCCGCGACCTCGCAATGTTGATTCGTGACCGGGTAAAAGATCCGCGAGTGGGTATGGTGACTCTGCTGGATGTTGAAGTCTCTAAGGACTTTGCCCACGCGAAAATCTGGTTTGATGTGCTCCAAGCCGATCAGGGTCAGGATGCACAGGCAGCTTTGAACCATGCCGCTGGTTTCTTGCGGCGTGAGTTGGGGCATTTACTCAAATTGCGTATGACCCCGGCGTTACACTTTTTCTATGACGATACCCAGTCACGCGGTAATGCATTGTCAGTGTTGATTGATAAGGCCGTAGCCTCTGATCAGCACCCGCAAGCTGTAGCAACGGATACGGATGTACCTTGA
- a CDS encoding rhodanese-like domain-containing protein produces the protein MSNLIDLTPTAAYDYLQNTESSFLIDIRSSMEYLFVGHPVGSIHIAWIDEPDWEVNPNFAAEVERAISGRCKSGAPKQNAAVVLICRSGKRSQEAGAALLAAGFEHVLNVEEGFEGERDEHHHRGTLGGWRFHGLPWEQC, from the coding sequence ATGAGTAACCTGATTGATTTAACCCCTACAGCGGCTTACGACTACCTGCAAAATACCGAAAGCAGTTTCTTGATCGACATCCGCTCGTCCATGGAATATTTATTTGTCGGGCATCCTGTAGGATCAATCCACATTGCTTGGATTGACGAACCCGATTGGGAAGTTAACCCCAATTTTGCAGCAGAAGTCGAACGCGCAATCAGCGGACGTTGCAAATCCGGCGCACCCAAACAAAACGCAGCGGTCGTATTAATTTGCCGCAGTGGTAAACGCTCACAGGAAGCTGGGGCAGCATTATTAGCAGCCGGTTTTGAACATGTTTTAAACGTCGAAGAAGGTTTTGAAGGTGAACGTGATGAACACCACCATCGCGGCACATTAGGCGGGTGGCGGTTTCACGGCTTACCGTGGGAACAATGCTGA
- the nusA gene encoding transcription termination factor NusA, whose protein sequence is MNKEILYVVDAVSNEKNVTKDLIFQAVETALAMATRKRYGMGMDVRVSVNRQTGDYDTFRRWKVMDDEDPGFETPERQILISYAKDRGLDVEIGTYIEEPIPSVDFGRIAAQTAKQVIVAKVREAEREKVVSAYRDRVGQLIMGVVKRADRKGVVIDLGENAEAFIPREEMIPGDNLHTGARVRGLLKEIRQDVRGPQMIISRSDVNFLIELMKLEVPEVSQEMIDIMGAARDPGSRAKVAVRANLPNVDPIGACVGMRGSRIQTVTNELGGKERVDIVLWNDDIATYVMNAMAPAEVLSIVVDEEARTMDIGVDSEKLSQAIGRGGQNVRLASDLTGWILNVMSVEEAEAKTQAEQQTLISLFMDKLDVDEEVAGILVEEGFSTLEDVAYVPVEEFLAIEGFDTEIVGELRDRAQTALLSQAISQDQHLPAEDLLHMDGMDDALAFKLATNGICTMEDLAEQAVDELVEIGEIDETRAATLIMTARAPWFADENKAEA, encoded by the coding sequence ATGAATAAAGAAATCCTCTATGTTGTTGATGCAGTTTCTAATGAGAAAAATGTTACTAAAGACCTGATTTTTCAGGCAGTTGAGACTGCACTGGCGATGGCTACTCGTAAGCGTTATGGCATGGGTATGGATGTTCGCGTCTCTGTGAATCGTCAAACCGGTGATTACGATACGTTCCGTCGCTGGAAAGTGATGGATGATGAAGACCCTGGCTTTGAAACACCTGAGCGTCAGATTCTCATTAGTTATGCTAAAGATCGTGGTTTGGATGTTGAAATTGGTACTTACATCGAAGAGCCGATTCCCTCCGTCGATTTTGGACGTATTGCTGCACAAACTGCAAAACAAGTTATTGTTGCCAAGGTACGTGAGGCGGAACGTGAAAAAGTAGTTTCCGCTTACCGTGATCGGGTTGGTCAACTGATTATGGGTGTGGTTAAACGTGCCGATCGCAAAGGTGTCGTGATTGATTTGGGCGAAAATGCAGAAGCTTTTATTCCACGTGAAGAAATGATTCCGGGTGATAACCTGCATACTGGTGCACGAGTGCGTGGTTTGCTCAAGGAAATTCGCCAAGACGTGCGTGGCCCACAAATGATCATCAGTCGTTCTGATGTTAACTTCCTGATAGAGCTGATGAAGTTGGAAGTTCCTGAAGTTAGTCAGGAAATGATTGACATCATGGGTGCTGCACGTGACCCCGGTTCGCGTGCTAAAGTAGCAGTACGCGCCAACTTGCCTAATGTTGACCCGATTGGTGCTTGTGTTGGGATGCGTGGTTCACGGATTCAGACGGTTACCAATGAGTTGGGCGGTAAAGAACGTGTCGACATTGTGTTGTGGAATGATGACATCGCAACCTATGTAATGAATGCAATGGCTCCGGCGGAAGTATTGTCAATTGTGGTGGATGAAGAAGCCCGCACGATGGACATCGGTGTTGACAGTGAAAAATTGTCGCAAGCTATCGGGCGCGGTGGACAAAATGTACGTCTTGCCAGTGATTTGACCGGATGGATTCTCAATGTAATGAGTGTTGAAGAAGCCGAAGCAAAAACGCAGGCCGAGCAGCAAACATTAATTAGTTTATTTATGGATAAGCTGGATGTTGATGAGGAAGTGGCTGGTATCCTTGTCGAAGAGGGTTTCTCAACGCTGGAAGACGTGGCTTACGTTCCTGTTGAAGAGTTTCTTGCCATCGAAGGCTTCGATACAGAAATCGTGGGTGAATTGCGTGATCGTGCGCAAACCGCCCTGCTTTCTCAAGCTATTTCTCAAGACCAGCATTTGCCAGCGGAAGATTTGCTGCATATGGATGGTATGGATGACGCACTGGCGTTTAAACTAGCGACTAATGGCATCTGCACAATGGAAGATTTGGCAGAACAGGCGGTAGATGAGCTGGTGGAAATCGGTGAAATTGATGAAACGCGAGCGGCGACGTTAATTATGACAGCACGCGCCCCTTGGTTTGCAGACGAAAACAAGGCAGAAGCATGA
- the sdhA gene encoding succinate dehydrogenase flavoprotein subunit translates to MTEYKIEHHTYDVVVVGAGGAGLRATFGMAVKGLSTACITKVFPTRSHTVAAQGGMSAALGNMGPDKWQWHMYDTVKGSDWLGDQDAIEYMCREAIPAVIELEHQGVPFSRTEEGRIYQRPFGGMTTEFGKGIAHRTCAAADRTGHAILHTLYQQSLRHDAVFFIEHFATDLIMDEEGVCRGVLAWDLANGILRIFRAQTVVLATGGYGRAYFSATSAHTCTGDGNGMVARAGLPLQDMEFTQFHPTGIYGAGCLITEGVRGEGGYLTNANGERFMERYAPNAKDLASRDVVSRSMTVEINEGRGVGPKKDHIYLHLEHLGAEVIHERLPGIAESARIFAGVDVTKEPIPVLPTVHYNMGGIPTNYHGEVVTLKDGDPDSVVPGLMAIGECACVSVHGANRLGSNSLLDIVVFGRATANRCAEILTPGLTQPELPAAGLAKALDRFKRIHNSNGNTSTAKIREAMQYTMQKHAAVFRTAETLQEGVDKMQEVYASFQDVAVKDRSLVWNSDLMETFELANLLDCAQTSIQCALNREESRGAHAREDFPDRNDDEWMKHSIAWVEESGKVKIDYRPVHTYTLTDEIEYIAPKKRVY, encoded by the coding sequence ATGACTGAATACAAAATTGAACATCATACCTACGATGTCGTGGTCGTGGGCGCGGGTGGCGCGGGTTTGCGGGCTACTTTCGGGATGGCAGTAAAAGGCTTATCCACGGCCTGTATTACCAAAGTTTTCCCAACCCGTAGCCATACCGTGGCAGCGCAAGGTGGCATGTCCGCCGCGCTTGGCAATATGGGGCCGGATAAATGGCAATGGCACATGTACGACACCGTAAAAGGCTCGGACTGGCTGGGTGACCAAGACGCGATTGAATACATGTGCCGTGAAGCGATTCCGGCGGTCATTGAACTGGAACACCAAGGTGTACCGTTTTCGCGCACGGAAGAAGGTCGTATTTACCAGCGTCCGTTCGGCGGGATGACCACTGAATTTGGTAAAGGCATTGCGCATCGTACTTGTGCCGCAGCTGACCGCACCGGTCACGCGATTCTGCACACGCTGTATCAGCAATCCTTGCGTCACGACGCGGTATTTTTCATTGAGCATTTCGCGACCGACCTGATTATGGATGAGGAAGGCGTGTGCCGTGGGGTGCTGGCGTGGGATTTAGCCAACGGCATTTTGCGGATTTTCCGTGCGCAAACCGTGGTGCTCGCAACTGGCGGTTACGGGCGGGCTTACTTCTCTGCCACCTCTGCACATACCTGTACCGGTGACGGTAATGGCATGGTGGCGCGGGCTGGCTTGCCACTGCAAGACATGGAATTCACCCAATTCCACCCAACCGGCATTTACGGTGCTGGCTGCCTGATTACCGAAGGGGTACGCGGCGAAGGCGGCTATCTGACGAATGCCAACGGTGAACGTTTTATGGAACGTTACGCCCCGAATGCCAAAGACCTTGCTTCGCGTGACGTGGTAAGCCGTTCCATGACCGTTGAGATCAATGAAGGCCGTGGTGTTGGTCCAAAAAAAGACCATATTTACCTGCATCTGGAACATTTAGGGGCTGAAGTGATTCATGAGCGTCTGCCGGGGATCGCGGAAAGTGCGCGTATCTTTGCTGGTGTCGATGTAACCAAAGAGCCAATTCCGGTATTACCAACGGTGCATTACAACATGGGCGGCATCCCCACCAACTACCATGGCGAAGTGGTCACACTGAAAGACGGTGATCCTGATAGCGTGGTACCGGGCTTGATGGCGATTGGTGAATGTGCCTGCGTATCGGTGCATGGTGCGAACCGCCTCGGTTCTAACTCCTTGCTGGACATCGTGGTGTTCGGGCGGGCAACAGCTAACCGTTGCGCTGAAATCCTGACCCCCGGTCTTACCCAGCCCGAACTCCCGGCGGCTGGTTTGGCAAAAGCATTGGATCGATTCAAGCGCATCCATAACAGCAACGGCAATACCAGCACCGCAAAAATCCGTGAAGCCATGCAATACACCATGCAAAAGCACGCAGCGGTTTTCCGTACAGCGGAAACTTTGCAGGAAGGTGTCGACAAGATGCAAGAGGTTTACGCCAGCTTCCAAGATGTCGCCGTCAAAGACCGCAGCTTGGTATGGAACTCTGACCTGATGGAAACCTTCGAGTTAGCGAACCTGCTGGATTGCGCCCAGACCTCGATTCAATGCGCCTTAAACCGTGAAGAAAGCCGTGGTGCACATGCCCGTGAAGACTTCCCGGATCGTAACGATGATGAATGGATGAAGCACTCAATCGCTTGGGTGGAAGAGTCCGGCAAAGTCAAAATCGACTACCGCCCCGTTCACACTTACACGTTGACGGATGAAATTGAATACATCGCACCGAAGAAACGGGTTTACTAA
- a CDS encoding succinate dehydrogenase iron-sulfur subunit, which translates to MAEFTLPANSVVKSGKTWPAPAGATRVKNFRIYRYDPDSGENPRWDTYQIDLDQCGPMVLDVLLKIKNEIDPSLTFRRSCREGICGSCSMNIGGTNTLACIKAIDAFDGDVTISPLPHMEVVKDLVPDLTHFYAQYASIKPWIQTQTPAPPDRERLQSPEDRKKLDGLYECILCASCSTSCPSYWWNSDRYLGPAVLLQANRWVVDSRDEATGERLDNLEDPFRLYRCHTIMNCTNTCPKGLNPAKAIAELKKKMIERR; encoded by the coding sequence ATGGCTGAATTTACCTTACCTGCTAACTCGGTTGTTAAGAGTGGCAAAACCTGGCCTGCACCGGCTGGTGCAACCCGCGTAAAGAATTTCCGTATCTATCGCTATGATCCTGATAGCGGAGAAAATCCGCGCTGGGATACCTACCAAATCGACCTCGACCAATGCGGGCCAATGGTGTTGGATGTGCTGTTAAAGATCAAAAATGAAATTGATCCGTCACTGACATTCCGTCGCTCTTGCCGTGAAGGAATTTGCGGGTCATGTTCGATGAACATTGGTGGTACTAATACCCTCGCGTGCATCAAAGCGATTGACGCTTTTGATGGCGATGTAACCATTAGCCCATTGCCACACATGGAAGTCGTCAAAGACCTCGTGCCTGACTTGACGCACTTCTACGCGCAATACGCCTCCATCAAGCCGTGGATTCAGACGCAAACGCCTGCACCACCAGACCGTGAACGCCTGCAATCCCCGGAAGACCGCAAGAAACTGGATGGCTTATACGAGTGCATTTTATGCGCAAGTTGCTCCACCTCTTGCCCAAGCTACTGGTGGAATAGTGATCGTTATTTAGGGCCTGCGGTACTTCTGCAAGCCAACCGTTGGGTAGTTGATAGCCGTGACGAAGCCACCGGAGAACGTCTGGATAACCTAGAAGACCCGTTCCGCCTGTATCGCTGCCACACAATCATGAACTGCACCAACACTTGCCCTAAGGGTTTGAACCCTGCCAAGGCAATCGCAGAACTGAAGAAAAAGATGATCGAACGGCGGTAA
- the infB gene encoding translation initiation factor IF-2: protein MSDIAIKKLAEIINAPVEVLLRQLQDAGISVSGADAWITDAQKLTLLAHIRQGAPTAADTGNKVTLKRRSTSEMTVGAGRGKTTVSVEVRRKKVFTADAPGQGHQSSVSSTIRAEDAAKQMLAERQAREAAIQKAEQERRQLEARRIEQQRQKAEAVKSESPSVEPIAVTPEPDASIVVPVAVPAVAIEPVVIATSPAPAPAPAPAPAPAPAPAPAPAPVLAPAKAITKPVDVPQDAPAAHTSISAMFPRNTDDGLSAKDQRHVVATAAKEEAAAALKRRPSKLKIKPKATLAPQTVADSSEPEAAVAPTIATAETLASDSVTQGDKKAHKKPAKTKTAGRDREELHVSSNSGGARHGKKKGGGKQSFGRPDPRQAANKHAFEKPVAPVVKEIEIPSTIVVSELAQKLAIRATDIIKAMMKMGMMMTINQAIDQDTAILVTEELGHKAKPMQDMDDAALLAAIIGQDTNEYEAKPRPPVVTIMGHVDHGKTSLLDYIRKTRVAAGEAGGITQHIGAYHVDTDHGTVTFLDTPGHQAFTQMRERGAKVTDIIILIVAADDGVMPQTKEAIKHAKAAGVPMVVAINKIDKQGADPDRVLNELSQHEVNTEAWGGDVPVVQVSAKTGQGIDALLETLLLVAEVQELTAPVDAPATGNVIEASIEKGRGAVATVLVRSGTLRRGDLLLCGSEYGKIRAMFDENGRPVKEAGPSIPVSVLGLSAAPEAGDEVVVLNDERKAREIAELRREKQRDTRFAAQHVSKSEDFFTQVKASERAQVNVLIKADVQGSVEALRNELLNLSTDEVDVRVVSAGVGGISASDVDLASASKATVIAFNVRTDATARKTAADNGVTIRYYSIIYEVIDDIKSVMSGLLSPEVREVFVGLAEVRDVFRSSALGQVAGCLVVDGAMRRSLPIRVLRDNVVIFNGELESLRRHRDDVKEVHMGTECGIAVKDYNDVRKGDSIECYERVEVARKI, encoded by the coding sequence ATGTCGGACATAGCGATCAAAAAACTTGCCGAGATAATCAATGCCCCCGTCGAAGTACTGTTGAGGCAGTTGCAGGACGCAGGTATTTCAGTCAGTGGTGCAGATGCATGGATCACGGATGCCCAGAAATTAACGTTATTGGCACACATTCGCCAAGGTGCGCCTACGGCAGCAGATACGGGTAATAAAGTAACCCTGAAACGCCGTTCCACCAGTGAAATGACGGTAGGTGCGGGACGCGGTAAGACAACCGTAAGTGTTGAAGTCAGACGTAAGAAGGTTTTCACAGCCGATGCACCTGGTCAGGGGCATCAGTCGTCCGTTAGTAGTACTATTCGTGCCGAGGATGCGGCGAAGCAGATGCTTGCTGAACGTCAGGCGCGTGAGGCTGCGATTCAAAAGGCGGAGCAAGAACGCCGCCAACTCGAAGCGCGGCGTATTGAACAACAGCGCCAGAAAGCTGAAGCCGTGAAATCTGAGTCGCCCAGTGTTGAACCTATTGCGGTTACGCCTGAGCCAGATGCTTCGATTGTCGTACCGGTGGCCGTGCCAGCAGTTGCGATTGAACCCGTGGTGATCGCTACTTCGCCAGCACCAGCACCAGCACCAGCACCAGCACCAGCACCAGCACCAGCACCAGCACCAGCACCAGCACCAGTTCTCGCGCCTGCTAAAGCGATAACAAAACCGGTTGATGTACCCCAGGATGCTCCCGCCGCGCACACCAGTATCAGCGCAATGTTCCCGCGCAATACGGATGATGGTTTGTCAGCGAAGGATCAGCGTCATGTGGTTGCTACAGCTGCTAAGGAAGAAGCAGCGGCAGCACTGAAGCGCCGTCCTTCCAAGTTGAAAATTAAACCTAAAGCAACTTTGGCTCCTCAGACTGTGGCTGATAGTTCTGAGCCTGAAGCGGCTGTTGCACCGACTATTGCGACTGCTGAAACGTTAGCAAGTGATTCTGTGACTCAAGGTGATAAGAAAGCACATAAAAAACCTGCGAAAACTAAAACTGCGGGTCGGGATCGAGAAGAATTGCACGTGTCATCTAACAGTGGTGGTGCGCGTCATGGCAAGAAAAAAGGTGGTGGTAAGCAATCCTTCGGCCGACCAGATCCTCGTCAGGCAGCTAACAAACACGCATTTGAAAAGCCTGTTGCACCGGTGGTAAAGGAAATTGAAATTCCGTCAACGATTGTGGTTTCTGAATTAGCTCAAAAACTCGCTATCCGTGCTACTGATATTATCAAGGCGATGATGAAAATGGGCATGATGATGACCATTAACCAAGCTATCGACCAAGACACCGCGATTTTGGTAACAGAAGAGCTAGGTCATAAAGCTAAGCCAATGCAAGACATGGACGATGCAGCACTGTTGGCAGCCATTATTGGGCAAGATACCAATGAATACGAAGCTAAGCCGCGTCCGCCAGTTGTTACTATCATGGGCCACGTTGACCACGGTAAGACATCTTTGCTCGACTATATTCGTAAAACACGGGTAGCAGCTGGTGAAGCGGGCGGTATTACCCAGCATATTGGTGCTTACCATGTTGATACTGATCATGGCACAGTGACTTTTCTTGATACGCCGGGGCATCAGGCGTTTACTCAAATGCGTGAGCGTGGCGCAAAAGTTACCGACATTATTATCCTGATTGTTGCCGCCGACGACGGCGTAATGCCACAGACCAAAGAGGCAATCAAGCACGCGAAAGCAGCAGGTGTGCCAATGGTGGTGGCGATCAATAAGATCGACAAGCAGGGTGCTGACCCTGACCGAGTATTGAACGAGCTTTCCCAGCATGAGGTCAATACTGAAGCTTGGGGTGGTGATGTTCCGGTTGTGCAAGTTTCCGCAAAAACGGGGCAGGGTATTGATGCTTTGTTGGAAACTTTATTGTTGGTGGCTGAAGTGCAAGAGTTAACTGCTCCTGTTGATGCGCCAGCGACCGGTAACGTGATTGAAGCCAGTATTGAAAAAGGCCGTGGTGCGGTAGCTACCGTTTTGGTGCGTAGTGGTACCTTGCGACGTGGTGATTTGCTGCTGTGTGGTTCCGAATACGGCAAAATTCGCGCCATGTTTGACGAAAATGGTCGTCCGGTAAAAGAAGCCGGGCCTTCTATTCCAGTTTCTGTGCTTGGCCTTTCTGCTGCACCAGAAGCAGGTGATGAGGTCGTGGTGCTCAACGATGAGCGTAAGGCGCGTGAAATCGCTGAATTGCGTCGTGAAAAACAACGCGATACACGCTTTGCGGCGCAACATGTTAGCAAGTCCGAAGACTTCTTCACGCAGGTGAAAGCCAGTGAGCGTGCGCAAGTTAATGTGCTGATCAAGGCGGATGTACAAGGTAGCGTGGAAGCGTTACGTAATGAATTGCTTAACCTGTCAACTGATGAGGTTGATGTCCGTGTGGTATCGGCAGGTGTGGGCGGTATTAGTGCCAGTGACGTGGATTTGGCTTCAGCCTCTAAAGCGACCGTGATAGCATTTAATGTGCGTACCGATGCTACTGCACGTAAAACCGCTGCGGATAACGGTGTTACGATTCGTTATTACAGCATTATTTATGAAGTCATCGACGACATTAAGTCGGTCATGAGTGGATTGTTGTCGCCGGAAGTGCGTGAAGTCTTTGTCGGTTTGGCGGAAGTGCGCGATGTCTTCCGTTCTTCAGCATTGGGTCAAGTTGCTGGTTGCTTGGTGGTTGATGGTGCCATGCGTCGTAGCCTGCCGATTCGCGTGTTGCGTGATAATGTGGTGATTTTCAACGGTGAGTTGGAATCTTTGCGTCGTCACCGTGATGACGTGAAAGAAGTCCATATGGGAACAGAGTGTGGTATCGCGGTTAAAGACTACAATGACGTTCGCAAAGGCGATAGCATTGAATGTTATGAACGCGTTGAAGTTGCAAGGAAGATTTAA
- the truB gene encoding tRNA pseudouridine(55) synthase TruB: MSRRHFRKLDGILLLDKGLGVSSNKALQDARFLFGAEKAGHTGSLDPLASGMLPVCFGEATKVSGLLLDSDKRYLTTATLGVVSSTGDAEGEKLNPRSIPTLTASAIEEVLQRFRGKITQIPPMYSALKKAGQPLYKLARQGIEIEREPRHVTIHELTLLERTPTTLNFTITCSKGTYIRTLVEDIGEALGCGAYVSALRRERVDPFGAYSMYTLESLRALADEQGFDALDSVLLPIDAALPNVAALTLSDTQVLRIRQGQRFAVEVTDDCDLLRLYDDDGLFIGLGSVVQGNLSVRRLLAY, from the coding sequence TTGAGTCGGCGGCATTTCCGTAAATTAGACGGTATTTTGTTGCTGGATAAAGGCTTAGGTGTCTCCAGCAATAAAGCCCTGCAAGATGCCCGCTTCTTATTTGGGGCGGAAAAGGCAGGACATACGGGAAGCCTTGATCCGTTAGCTTCTGGTATGTTGCCAGTGTGTTTCGGGGAAGCAACCAAAGTGTCTGGTTTATTACTGGATTCTGACAAGCGTTACCTGACGACGGCCACTTTGGGTGTTGTGAGTAGTACTGGCGATGCGGAAGGTGAAAAGCTTAATCCGCGCTCGATTCCTACCTTGACTGCGTCCGCTATTGAAGAGGTTCTCCAACGTTTTCGCGGTAAAATCACTCAAATTCCCCCGATGTATTCTGCCTTGAAAAAAGCCGGGCAACCACTGTATAAGTTGGCACGTCAGGGCATTGAAATCGAACGTGAACCCCGTCACGTTACCATTCACGAATTGACTCTGTTGGAACGCACCCCAACCACCTTGAATTTCACGATAACGTGCAGCAAAGGCACTTACATTCGTACCTTGGTGGAAGATATTGGTGAGGCACTAGGCTGTGGGGCTTATGTTTCGGCATTACGGCGTGAACGTGTTGATCCGTTTGGTGCTTACTCCATGTATACTTTGGAAAGTTTACGGGCGTTAGCAGATGAGCAGGGTTTCGATGCCTTGGATTCAGTGTTATTGCCTATAGATGCGGCTTTGCCAAACGTTGCCGCATTGACTTTGAGTGATACGCAGGTGTTACGTATCCGTCAGGGGCAGCGTTTCGCGGTTGAAGTTACAGACGATTGCGACTTATTACGTCTGTATGATGATGATGGCTTATTCATCGGGCTGGGTAGTGTTGTACAAGGCAATTTGAGTGTACGCCGCCTTTTAGCGTATTGA
- the sdhD gene encoding succinate dehydrogenase, hydrophobic membrane anchor protein — protein MSLLTPFKRASGLGSTSDGVKHWWMQRMTAVALIPLTLWIVFAVAAHAGESYATVAAWFAQPFTTTMLTLFVFTAFLHASQGLTVIIEDYIHHDGVKVAVLIGMKLVLVLLSTSSILSILRTAFAG, from the coding sequence ATGAGTTTATTGACACCTTTCAAACGTGCCAGTGGTCTTGGCAGCACCAGTGATGGCGTAAAACACTGGTGGATGCAACGCATGACGGCTGTGGCATTGATTCCTCTGACATTATGGATCGTATTTGCGGTCGCCGCTCACGCTGGCGAAAGTTACGCTACCGTCGCAGCGTGGTTTGCTCAACCTTTTACCACCACCATGCTAACACTGTTTGTGTTTACCGCATTTTTACACGCCAGCCAAGGGCTGACCGTAATCATTGAAGATTACATCCACCATGACGGCGTAAAAGTAGCCGTTTTGATTGGCATGAAATTAGTGCTGGTACTGTTAAGTACTAGCAGCATTCTAAGCATTTTACGTACCGCTTTTGCAGGCTAA